The Coffea arabica cultivar ET-39 chromosome 3c, Coffea Arabica ET-39 HiFi, whole genome shotgun sequence genome contains a region encoding:
- the LOC113733965 gene encoding isoleucine--tRNA ligase, chloroplastic/mitochondrial isoform X2, with amino-acid sequence MAVQNSSYKVILLKNCPSFRKTPPVSFLYLRKCSSSQVLSLLSLLNVRHYSTYPGPEICSSAKRRSRGPVMAAKKASEGLKKDDGKYKHTVDLPQATFGLRANSTVREPEIQKLWDEHQVFKRVVDRNDGGSFILHDGPPYANGDLHMGHALNKILKDIINRYKLLQNFKVQYVPGWDCHGLPIELKVLQSLDEVTRKELTPLKLRKKAAKFATATVKAQMASFRRYGVWGDWDHPYLTLDPEYEAAQIEVFGKMAIQGFIYRGRKPVHWSPSSRTALAEAELEYPEGHVSNSMYAIFKLVNAPNLCNLLEEFFPNLCLAIWTTTPWTIPANAAVAVNPKLQYAIVEVQSGSTDSSTLSGNAKKKLGNVFEEYEKLFLIVALDLVPTLEAKWGKKLLIKKKLLGSDLENCSYVHPIDGRDCPVVIGGDYITTESGTGLVHTAPGHGQEDYVTGLKYGLPILSPVDDDGKFTEEAAQFNGLDVLGDGNIAVIEYLDKHLSMLMVEPYKHKYPYDWRTKKPTIFRATEQWFASVEGFRNAAIDAISQVTWIPSQGEKRIIAMTSSRSDWCISRQRTWGVPIPVFYHVETKEPLMNEETIDHVKWSSWAAVLEKRNGLSSPADLYLEGTDQHRGWFQSSLLTSVATKGRAPYSAVVTHGFVLDERGFKMSKSLGNVVDPVTIIEGGKNKVESPPYGADVLRLWASSIDYTGDVMIGHQVLRQMSDIYRKLRGTLRFLLANLHDWKVDYVVPYHELPKIDQHALFQLENVVKNIKEGYEQYQFFKIFQIIQRFVIVDLSNFYFDVAKDRLYVGGTTSFTRRSCQSVLAEHLLSLVKVVAPILPHLAEDVWQHLPFQYTNEEGQIAKFVFESRWPIIKERYLAFPVEEVNFWGKILELRTEVNKVLEVARSGKLIGSSLEAKVYLHTSDDTLAARLTEACKSETDADTLPRIFITSQVEVLPSLENEHTEDASYTGEFLIGGKDRVWIRVTRAAGSKCERCWNFSPQVGSFDEHPSLCSRCYNVVAGQPEPALAAVS; translated from the exons ATGGCTGTCCAAAACTCCTCTTACAAG GTGATATTGCTGAAGAACTGTCCATCATTCAGGAAAACTCCACCCGTTAGCTTCCTGTATCTCAGAAAATGTTCATCATCTCAAGTGCTATCTCTGTTATCTCTGTTAAATGTGAGACACTATTCTACCTACCCTGGTCCTGAAATCTGTTCATCTGCAAAAAGAAGGTCTCGTGGACCTGTTATGGCAGCAAAAAAAGCGTCTGAAG GATTAAAGAAGGATGATGGAAAATACAAACACACGGTTGACCTACCACAGGCAACATTTGGCTTGAGGGCAAATTCTACAGTAAGGGAGCCTGAGATTCAGAAATTGTGGGATGAGCATCAGGTGTTTAAGAGAGTTGTTGATAGGAATGATGGA GGTAGTTTTATTCTCCATGATGGTCCTCCTTATGCTAATGGTGATTTGCACATGGGGCAcgctttaaataaaattttgaaggATATTATAAACCGTTACAAG CTTCTTCAAAATTTTAAGGTTCAATACGTTCCAGGGTGGGATTGTCATGGCTTACCAATAGAACTAAAAG TATTGCAGTCACTAGATGAGGTTACCAGGAAGGAGCTGACACCATTAAAGTTGAGGAAAAAGGCAGCAAAATTTGCCACTGCAACTGTGAAAGCTCAAATGGCATCATTTAGG AGATATGGAGTATGGGGAGACTGGGATCATCCTTATCTAACTCTTGATCCAGAGTATGAAGCTGCACAG ATTGAAGTATTTGGCAAAATGGCTATTCAAGGGTTTATCTATAGGGGAAGAAAACCAGTTCACTGGAGTCCGTCATCACGCACTGCTCTTGCTGAAGCAGAGTTGGAG TATCCTGAAGGGCATGTTTCCAACAGCATGTATGCCATTTTCAAACTAGTCAATGCTCCGAATTTGTGCAATTTATTGGAGGAATTCTTCCCTAATTTGTGCTTGGCTATCTGGACCACAACTCCATGGACTATACCTGCTAATGCTG CTGTTGCAGTGAATCCTAAGCTTCAATATGCCATTGTTGAAGTGCAGTCGGGTTCCACAGATAGTTCTACACTGTCTGGCAATGCAAAAAAGAAACTTGGCAATGTTTTTGAAGAATATGAGAAGCTGTTCCTTATTGTGGCATTAGACCTTGTACCAACTCTAGAAGCAAAATGGGGCAAAAAACTTCTTATAAAGAAAAAACTGTTGGGTTCGGATCTCGAAAATTGCAG CTATGTTCATCCAATAGATGGCAGAGACTGTCCTGTTGTCATTGGTGGTGATTACATCACAACAGAATCAGGAACTGGACTAGTTCATACTGCTCCTGGTCATGGCCAGGAGGATTATGTAACTGGCCTCAAATATGGTCTACCTATTCTTTCCCCTGTGGATGATGATGGCAAATTCACAGAAGAAGCTGCACAGTTCAATGGGCTTGATGTGCTTGGTGATGGAAATATTGCAGTTATAGAATACTTGGACAAGCATTTGTCAATGCTTATGGTGGAACCCTACA AACACAAGTATCCATATGATTGGAGGACAAAAAAGCCCACGATTTTTAGGGCAACTGAACAATGGTTTGCATCAGTGGAAGGATTCCGTAATGCTGCAATTGATGCAATCAGCCAAGTGACATGGATTCCTTCTCAG ggagaaaaaagaatcaTTGCAATGACTTCAAGCCGTTCTGATTGGTGTATATCACGGCAAAGGACATGGGGTGTTCCCATTCCAGTGTTTTACCATGTGGAAACAAAGGAGCCACTGATGAATGAAGAAACCATTGATCATGTCAAAT GGTCTTCATGGGCTGCTGTGCTGGAGAAAAGAAATGGACTCAGTTCTCCTGCAGATTTGTATCTTGAGGGTACAGATCAGCATCGCGGTTGGTTCCAAAGCTCGTTGTTGACAAGTGTTGCTACTAAAG GAAGGGCTCCATATTCTGCTGTTGTAACTCATGGGTTTGTCTTGGATGAGAGAGGATTTAAGATGAGTAAATCTCTGGGCAATGTTGTTGATCCAGTTACAATCATTGAAGGAGGAAAAAACAAAGTG GAATCTCCTCCTTATGGTGCTGATGTCCTAAGACTCTGGGCTTCTAGCATAGATTATACTGGGGATGTGATGATTGGGCATCAAGTCCTCCGTCAAATGTCTGATATCTACCGGAAATTACGGGGAACTCTAAGATTTCTTTTGGCAAACCTTCATGACTGGAAA GTTGATTATGTTGTTCCATATCATGAACTTCCAAAGATTGATCAGCATGCATTATTTCAGCTTGAGAATGTTGTCAAGAACATTAAGGAGGGTTATGAACAATatcaattcttcaaaatttttcag ATTATTCAACGCTTTGTGATCGTCGATCTCTCAAACTTTTACTTTGACGTTGCCAAAGATCGTCTTTACGTTGG GGGAACAACGAGCTTTACGAGGAGGAGTTGCCAAAGTGTCCTTGCAGAACACTTACTTTCCCTAGTAAAGGTGGTTGCGCCCATCCTCCCGCATTTGGCTGAGGATGTTTGGCAACATCTTCCTTTTCAATATACTAATGAAGAAGGGCAAATTGCCAAATTTGTCTTTGAGTCAAGATGGCCTATAATTAAGGAAAGATATCTCGCTTTTCCTGTCGAAGAAGTCAATTTTTGGGGGAAAATTCTTGAG CTAAGAACTGAGGTAAATAAAGTGCTAGAGGTTGCTCGATCTGGGAAGCTAATTGGTTCAAGTTTAGAGGCGAAGGTCTACCTCCACACATCAGATGATACTCTAGCTGCAAGATTGACAGAAGCTTGTAAATCTGAAACTGATGCTGATACGCTACCTCGTATATTCATTACATCTCAG GTGGAGGTTCTTCCATCCCTGGAAAACGAGCATACTGAAGATGCATCATACACAGGAGAATTTCTCATTGGAGGAAAAGACAGAGTATGGATTCGCGTAACGCGTGCAGCGGGCTCAAAATGTGAACGATGTTGGAATTTTTCGCCTCAAGTTGGCTCTTTTGATGAGCACCCTTCACTTTGCAGCCGCTGTTACAATGTTGTCGCCGGTCAGCCAGAACCTGCTCTGGCAGCTGTGAGCTGA
- the LOC113733965 gene encoding isoleucine--tRNA ligase, chloroplastic/mitochondrial isoform X1, whose amino-acid sequence MAVQNSSYKVILLKNCPSFRKTPPVSFLYLRKCSSSQVLSLLSLLNVRHYSTYPGPEICSSAKRRSRGPVMAAKKASEGLKKDDGKYKHTVDLPQATFGLRANSTVREPEIQKLWDEHQVFKRVVDRNDGGSFILHDGPPYANGDLHMGHALNKILKDIINRYKLLQNFKVQYVPGWDCHGLPIELKVLQSLDEVTRKELTPLKLRKKAAKFATATVKAQMASFRRYGVWGDWDHPYLTLDPEYEAAQIEVFGKMAIQGFIYRGRKPVHWSPSSRTALAEAELEYPEGHVSNSMYAIFKLVNAPNLCNLLEEFFPNLCLAIWTTTPWTIPANAAVAVNPKLQYAIVEVQSGSTDSSTLSGNAKKKLGNVFEEYEKLFLIVALDLVPTLEAKWGKKLLIKKKLLGSDLENCSYVHPIDGRDCPVVIGGDYITTESGTGLVHTAPGHGQEDYVTGLKYGLPILSPVDDDGKFTEEAAQFNGLDVLGDGNIAVIEYLDKHLSMLMVEPYKHKYPYDWRTKKPTIFRATEQWFASVEGFRNAAIDAISQVTWIPSQGEKRIIAMTSSRSDWCISRQRTWGVPIPVFYHVETKEPLMNEETIDHVKSIISQKGSDAWWYMTVEELLPDTYHDKASDYEKGTDTMDVWFDSGSSWAAVLEKRNGLSSPADLYLEGTDQHRGWFQSSLLTSVATKGRAPYSAVVTHGFVLDERGFKMSKSLGNVVDPVTIIEGGKNKVESPPYGADVLRLWASSIDYTGDVMIGHQVLRQMSDIYRKLRGTLRFLLANLHDWKVDYVVPYHELPKIDQHALFQLENVVKNIKEGYEQYQFFKIFQIIQRFVIVDLSNFYFDVAKDRLYVGGTTSFTRRSCQSVLAEHLLSLVKVVAPILPHLAEDVWQHLPFQYTNEEGQIAKFVFESRWPIIKERYLAFPVEEVNFWGKILELRTEVNKVLEVARSGKLIGSSLEAKVYLHTSDDTLAARLTEACKSETDADTLPRIFITSQVEVLPSLENEHTEDASYTGEFLIGGKDRVWIRVTRAAGSKCERCWNFSPQVGSFDEHPSLCSRCYNVVAGQPEPALAAVS is encoded by the exons ATGGCTGTCCAAAACTCCTCTTACAAG GTGATATTGCTGAAGAACTGTCCATCATTCAGGAAAACTCCACCCGTTAGCTTCCTGTATCTCAGAAAATGTTCATCATCTCAAGTGCTATCTCTGTTATCTCTGTTAAATGTGAGACACTATTCTACCTACCCTGGTCCTGAAATCTGTTCATCTGCAAAAAGAAGGTCTCGTGGACCTGTTATGGCAGCAAAAAAAGCGTCTGAAG GATTAAAGAAGGATGATGGAAAATACAAACACACGGTTGACCTACCACAGGCAACATTTGGCTTGAGGGCAAATTCTACAGTAAGGGAGCCTGAGATTCAGAAATTGTGGGATGAGCATCAGGTGTTTAAGAGAGTTGTTGATAGGAATGATGGA GGTAGTTTTATTCTCCATGATGGTCCTCCTTATGCTAATGGTGATTTGCACATGGGGCAcgctttaaataaaattttgaaggATATTATAAACCGTTACAAG CTTCTTCAAAATTTTAAGGTTCAATACGTTCCAGGGTGGGATTGTCATGGCTTACCAATAGAACTAAAAG TATTGCAGTCACTAGATGAGGTTACCAGGAAGGAGCTGACACCATTAAAGTTGAGGAAAAAGGCAGCAAAATTTGCCACTGCAACTGTGAAAGCTCAAATGGCATCATTTAGG AGATATGGAGTATGGGGAGACTGGGATCATCCTTATCTAACTCTTGATCCAGAGTATGAAGCTGCACAG ATTGAAGTATTTGGCAAAATGGCTATTCAAGGGTTTATCTATAGGGGAAGAAAACCAGTTCACTGGAGTCCGTCATCACGCACTGCTCTTGCTGAAGCAGAGTTGGAG TATCCTGAAGGGCATGTTTCCAACAGCATGTATGCCATTTTCAAACTAGTCAATGCTCCGAATTTGTGCAATTTATTGGAGGAATTCTTCCCTAATTTGTGCTTGGCTATCTGGACCACAACTCCATGGACTATACCTGCTAATGCTG CTGTTGCAGTGAATCCTAAGCTTCAATATGCCATTGTTGAAGTGCAGTCGGGTTCCACAGATAGTTCTACACTGTCTGGCAATGCAAAAAAGAAACTTGGCAATGTTTTTGAAGAATATGAGAAGCTGTTCCTTATTGTGGCATTAGACCTTGTACCAACTCTAGAAGCAAAATGGGGCAAAAAACTTCTTATAAAGAAAAAACTGTTGGGTTCGGATCTCGAAAATTGCAG CTATGTTCATCCAATAGATGGCAGAGACTGTCCTGTTGTCATTGGTGGTGATTACATCACAACAGAATCAGGAACTGGACTAGTTCATACTGCTCCTGGTCATGGCCAGGAGGATTATGTAACTGGCCTCAAATATGGTCTACCTATTCTTTCCCCTGTGGATGATGATGGCAAATTCACAGAAGAAGCTGCACAGTTCAATGGGCTTGATGTGCTTGGTGATGGAAATATTGCAGTTATAGAATACTTGGACAAGCATTTGTCAATGCTTATGGTGGAACCCTACA AACACAAGTATCCATATGATTGGAGGACAAAAAAGCCCACGATTTTTAGGGCAACTGAACAATGGTTTGCATCAGTGGAAGGATTCCGTAATGCTGCAATTGATGCAATCAGCCAAGTGACATGGATTCCTTCTCAG ggagaaaaaagaatcaTTGCAATGACTTCAAGCCGTTCTGATTGGTGTATATCACGGCAAAGGACATGGGGTGTTCCCATTCCAGTGTTTTACCATGTGGAAACAAAGGAGCCACTGATGAATGAAGAAACCATTGATCATGTCAAAT CTATAATTTCTCAAAAGGGTAGTGATGCATGGTGGTATATGACGGTAGAGGAATTACTTCCTGATACTTATCATGATAAAGCATCAGATTATGAAAAAGGGACTGATACAATGGATGTTTGGTTTGACTCAG GGTCTTCATGGGCTGCTGTGCTGGAGAAAAGAAATGGACTCAGTTCTCCTGCAGATTTGTATCTTGAGGGTACAGATCAGCATCGCGGTTGGTTCCAAAGCTCGTTGTTGACAAGTGTTGCTACTAAAG GAAGGGCTCCATATTCTGCTGTTGTAACTCATGGGTTTGTCTTGGATGAGAGAGGATTTAAGATGAGTAAATCTCTGGGCAATGTTGTTGATCCAGTTACAATCATTGAAGGAGGAAAAAACAAAGTG GAATCTCCTCCTTATGGTGCTGATGTCCTAAGACTCTGGGCTTCTAGCATAGATTATACTGGGGATGTGATGATTGGGCATCAAGTCCTCCGTCAAATGTCTGATATCTACCGGAAATTACGGGGAACTCTAAGATTTCTTTTGGCAAACCTTCATGACTGGAAA GTTGATTATGTTGTTCCATATCATGAACTTCCAAAGATTGATCAGCATGCATTATTTCAGCTTGAGAATGTTGTCAAGAACATTAAGGAGGGTTATGAACAATatcaattcttcaaaatttttcag ATTATTCAACGCTTTGTGATCGTCGATCTCTCAAACTTTTACTTTGACGTTGCCAAAGATCGTCTTTACGTTGG GGGAACAACGAGCTTTACGAGGAGGAGTTGCCAAAGTGTCCTTGCAGAACACTTACTTTCCCTAGTAAAGGTGGTTGCGCCCATCCTCCCGCATTTGGCTGAGGATGTTTGGCAACATCTTCCTTTTCAATATACTAATGAAGAAGGGCAAATTGCCAAATTTGTCTTTGAGTCAAGATGGCCTATAATTAAGGAAAGATATCTCGCTTTTCCTGTCGAAGAAGTCAATTTTTGGGGGAAAATTCTTGAG CTAAGAACTGAGGTAAATAAAGTGCTAGAGGTTGCTCGATCTGGGAAGCTAATTGGTTCAAGTTTAGAGGCGAAGGTCTACCTCCACACATCAGATGATACTCTAGCTGCAAGATTGACAGAAGCTTGTAAATCTGAAACTGATGCTGATACGCTACCTCGTATATTCATTACATCTCAG GTGGAGGTTCTTCCATCCCTGGAAAACGAGCATACTGAAGATGCATCATACACAGGAGAATTTCTCATTGGAGGAAAAGACAGAGTATGGATTCGCGTAACGCGTGCAGCGGGCTCAAAATGTGAACGATGTTGGAATTTTTCGCCTCAAGTTGGCTCTTTTGATGAGCACCCTTCACTTTGCAGCCGCTGTTACAATGTTGTCGCCGGTCAGCCAGAACCTGCTCTGGCAGCTGTGAGCTGA
- the LOC113733966 gene encoding probable histone-arginine methyltransferase 1.3 isoform X1, with product MEVPVVEEGKELVKNEEFNVASITEVPASSSSSSSPVIGRFRFNNGVAELRFGEDSESNLLPHFDLRCTQLFKLSQVQSMCIQEASESNKEKTYSRGITIQFRNEEESRAFHCAFDQWKKEVVFQASHLPNGTVLASQSKFDSKIEASSAKMYFHYYGQLLHQQNMLQDYVRTGTYYAAVIENRADFFGRVVVDVGAGSGILSLFAAQAGAKHVYAVEASEMAEYARKLIAGNPILSQRITVIKGKVEEVELPEKADILISEPMGTLLVNERMLESYVIARDRFLVPNGKMFPAVGRIHMAPFSDEYLYIEIANKALFWQQQNYYGVNLTSLHGSAFQGYFSQPVVDAFDPRLLVAPAISHVINFTSIKEEELYDIDIPLKFVSSVGTRIHGLACWFDVLFNGSTVQRWLSTAPGSPTTHWYQLRCVLSQPIYVMPGQEITGRLHLAAHTAQSYTIHLTLSAKMWGPGAEQGGILQTSTGKLDLKEPYYRMSQPQVCPAAQDQQSQQLLQTQDIPILSQDEDGGSDLMQQPFQESGAEFNSL from the exons ATGGAGGTTCCGGTTGTAGAAGAGGGGAAAGAGCTAGTGAAAAACGAAGAATTTAATGTCGCTTCAATAACGGAGGTACCGGCGTCATCGTCTTCGAGTTCTTCTCCCGTGATTGGGCGGTTTAGGTTTAATAATGGAGTGGCGGAGCTTCGGTTTGGTGAAGATTCTGAATCTAATTTATTGCCTCATTTCGATCTTCGTTGCACTCAG CTTTTTAAACTAAGCCAAGTTCAGTCAATGTGCATACAAGAAGCTTCGGAAAGTAATAAAGAG AAAACCTATTCAAGGGGAATCACCATTCAATTTAGAAACGAGGAGGAAAGTAGGGCCTTCCATTGTGCATTTGATCAATGGAAGAAAGAAGTGGTTTTTCAAG cCTCACATTTGCCAAATGGGACTGTGTTGGCATCACAAAGCAAATTTGATAGCAAAATAGAGGCATCTTCTGCTAAAATGTACTTCCACTATTATGGGCAACTATTGCATCAGCAAAATATGTTGCAGGATTATGTGAGAACAG GAACATATTATGCTGCTGTCATTGAGAACCGTGCCGACTTTTTTGGCCGTGTAGTTGTTGATGTTGGTGCTGGTAGTGGCATTTTGTCCCTATTTGCTGCCCAG GCTGGTGCAAAACATGTCTATGCTGTTGAAGCGTCTGAAATGGCAGAATATGCGCGTAAACTTATTGCTGGGAATCCAATACTTAGTCAAAGAATTACT GTAATCAAGGGCAAAGTTGAAGAAGTTGAATTACCTGAGAAAGCTGACATCTTGATATCTGAGCCTATGG GCACTTTGCTGGTCAATGAGAGAATGCTCGAGTCCTATGTGATTGCAAGAGACCGTTTCCTTGTTCCAAATGGAAAAATGTTCCCTGCAGTGGGAAG AATACACATGGCTCCTTTCAGTGATGAATATTTATACATAGAAATTGCGAATAAG GCTCTCTTTTGGCAGCAGCAAAACTATTATGGTGTTAATTTGACATCGTTACATGGATCTGCATTCCAAGGATACTTTTCACAG CCTGTGGTTGATGCTTTTGATCCAAGGTTATTAGTGGCTCCTGCAATCTCTCATGTGATAAACTTCACTTCAATCAAG GAGGAAGAATTATATGACATAGACATCCCTTTAAAATTTGTGTCTTCTGTTGGCACTCGAATTCATGGTTTGGCTTGCTGGTTTGATGTACTATTTAATGGAAG CACTGTTCAGAGGTGGCTGAGCACAGCACCTGGCTCACCTACCACCCACTGGTACCAGCTACGTTGTGTTTTATCTCAGCCAATTTATGTCATGCCAGGACAAGAAATAACTGGTCGACTTCACTTGGCTGCCCATACTGCTCAGAGCTATACAATTCACCTGACATTATCTG CTAAGATGTGGGGCCCTGGTGCTGAACAAGGTGGAATACTCCAAACTTCAACGGGCAAACTTGATCTAAAAGAACCCTATTACCGGATGTCTCAACCCCAGGTCTGCCCTGCGGCCCAAGACCAACAATCGCAGCAATTGTTGCAAACACAG GATATACCAATATTATCCcaagatgaagatggaggatcaGACTTGATGCAACAACCATTTCAAGAATCTGGTGCTGAGTTCAATTCTCTTTGA
- the LOC113733966 gene encoding probable histone-arginine methyltransferase 1.3 isoform X2 codes for MEVPVVEEGKELVKNEEFNVASITEVPASSSSSSSPVIGRFRFNNGVAELRFGEDSESNLLPHFDLRCTQLFKLSQVQSMCIQEASESNKEKTYSRGITIQFRNEEESRAFHCAFDQWKKEVVFQASHLPNGTVLASQSKFDSKIEASSAKMYFHYYGQLLHQQNMLQDYVRTGTYYAAVIENRADFFGRVVVDVGAGSGILSLFAAQAGAKHVYAVEASEMAEYARKLIAGNPILSQRITVIKGKVEEVELPEKADILISEPMGTLLVNERMLESYVIARDRFLVPNGKMFPAVGRIHMAPFSDEYLYIEIANKALFWQQQNYYGVNLTSLHGSAFQGYFSQPVVDAFDPRLLVAPAISHVINFTSIKEEELYDIDIPLKFVSSVGTRIHGLACWFDVLFNGSTVQRWLSTAPGSPTTHWYQLRCVLSQPIYVMPGQEITGRLHLAAHTAQSYTIHLTLSAKMWGPGAEQGGILQTSTGKLDLKEPYYRMSQPQVCPAAQDQQSQQLLQTQYGIHGLLGHDLSG; via the exons ATGGAGGTTCCGGTTGTAGAAGAGGGGAAAGAGCTAGTGAAAAACGAAGAATTTAATGTCGCTTCAATAACGGAGGTACCGGCGTCATCGTCTTCGAGTTCTTCTCCCGTGATTGGGCGGTTTAGGTTTAATAATGGAGTGGCGGAGCTTCGGTTTGGTGAAGATTCTGAATCTAATTTATTGCCTCATTTCGATCTTCGTTGCACTCAG CTTTTTAAACTAAGCCAAGTTCAGTCAATGTGCATACAAGAAGCTTCGGAAAGTAATAAAGAG AAAACCTATTCAAGGGGAATCACCATTCAATTTAGAAACGAGGAGGAAAGTAGGGCCTTCCATTGTGCATTTGATCAATGGAAGAAAGAAGTGGTTTTTCAAG cCTCACATTTGCCAAATGGGACTGTGTTGGCATCACAAAGCAAATTTGATAGCAAAATAGAGGCATCTTCTGCTAAAATGTACTTCCACTATTATGGGCAACTATTGCATCAGCAAAATATGTTGCAGGATTATGTGAGAACAG GAACATATTATGCTGCTGTCATTGAGAACCGTGCCGACTTTTTTGGCCGTGTAGTTGTTGATGTTGGTGCTGGTAGTGGCATTTTGTCCCTATTTGCTGCCCAG GCTGGTGCAAAACATGTCTATGCTGTTGAAGCGTCTGAAATGGCAGAATATGCGCGTAAACTTATTGCTGGGAATCCAATACTTAGTCAAAGAATTACT GTAATCAAGGGCAAAGTTGAAGAAGTTGAATTACCTGAGAAAGCTGACATCTTGATATCTGAGCCTATGG GCACTTTGCTGGTCAATGAGAGAATGCTCGAGTCCTATGTGATTGCAAGAGACCGTTTCCTTGTTCCAAATGGAAAAATGTTCCCTGCAGTGGGAAG AATACACATGGCTCCTTTCAGTGATGAATATTTATACATAGAAATTGCGAATAAG GCTCTCTTTTGGCAGCAGCAAAACTATTATGGTGTTAATTTGACATCGTTACATGGATCTGCATTCCAAGGATACTTTTCACAG CCTGTGGTTGATGCTTTTGATCCAAGGTTATTAGTGGCTCCTGCAATCTCTCATGTGATAAACTTCACTTCAATCAAG GAGGAAGAATTATATGACATAGACATCCCTTTAAAATTTGTGTCTTCTGTTGGCACTCGAATTCATGGTTTGGCTTGCTGGTTTGATGTACTATTTAATGGAAG CACTGTTCAGAGGTGGCTGAGCACAGCACCTGGCTCACCTACCACCCACTGGTACCAGCTACGTTGTGTTTTATCTCAGCCAATTTATGTCATGCCAGGACAAGAAATAACTGGTCGACTTCACTTGGCTGCCCATACTGCTCAGAGCTATACAATTCACCTGACATTATCTG CTAAGATGTGGGGCCCTGGTGCTGAACAAGGTGGAATACTCCAAACTTCAACGGGCAAACTTGATCTAAAAGAACCCTATTACCGGATGTCTCAACCCCAGGTCTGCCCTGCGGCCCAAGACCAACAATCGCAGCAATTGTTGCAAACACAG TATGGTATACATGGACTTTTAGGACATGACCTTTCAGGATAG